From the genome of Pseudomonas helvetica:
CAGCTGGCGGCGTTTGATTTTGTGAACCCGCAGCTGGCGTTGCCAGGTAGCTGAGCGGCCCGTAAACACCACAACTCAGCCCGTAGCAGCTGTCGAGCTTGCGAGGCAGCTGCTACGTCCCCTCATCCCCCTTATCAATGTCCGCTCGCCTCCGGCCCCGCCTTCGCCGCAAACGGCGGCTTGGCCAGCCACACCAGCAGAATCAATCCCATAAAGCCCCAGCCCAGCAGCGTGAAGTAATCCACGGTGGAGAGCATGTACGCCTGGCTGGTCAGCAGGTGGTCAAGCTGCGCATACGCCGGATTGCCCGCCCCGCCCAGCGTATTCAGCGTGTCCCGGGTTGCCGGATCAAACGTGCTGAGGCTTTCACTCAGGTAAGCGTGATGCTGATCAGCGCGACGGATCCAGATCCAGGTGGTCAGCGATGCCGCAAAACTGCCGCCCAGGGTCCGCAGGAATGTTGCCAGCCCCGCGCCGTCGGCGATCTGATGCGGTGGCAGGTCCGACATCAGAATGCTCAGGGTCGGCATGAAGAACAGCGCTACGCCAATCCCCATGAACAACTGCACCAGTGCCACGTGCTGGAAGTCCACCTCATTGGTGAAGCCGGCGCGCATGAAGCAGCTCAGGCCAATTGCCAGGAACGCCAGCCCGGCCAGCAGCCGCAGGTCGAACCGGTGCGCGTACTTGCCGACAAAGGGCGACATCAGCACCGGCAGAATACCGATCGGCGCCACTGCCAATCCGGCCCAGGTCGCGGTGTAGCCCATCTGGGTTTGCAGCCACTGCGGCAGAATCAGGTTGATACCAAAGAACCCGGCGTAACCGAAGACCAACACGATGGTGCCGATGCGGAAGTTGCGATAGGCAAACAGCCGCAGATTCACCACCGGGTGCTTGTCGGTCATCTCCCAGATCACGAACACCGCCAGCGCAATCACCGAAATAGCCGCACCGATAATGATGAAGTTCGACTCGAACCAGTCCAGGTCATTGCCTTTGTCGAGGATGATCTGCAACGCGCCGACACCAATGATCAGGGTCAACAGACCGATGTAATCCATCGGCTGACGACTGATGACCACCGGACGCTCCTTGAGCTGCTGCTTGACCACCATCACCGCGAACACGCCAATCGGCACGTTGATGAAGAAAATCCACGGCCAACTATAACTGTCGGTAATCCAGCCACCGAGTATGGGACCGGCAATCGGTGCGACCACCGTGACCATCGCCAATAACGCCAGGGCCATCCCCCGTTTCGCCGGCGGATAAACCGCAATCAGCAGCGTCTGGGTCATCGGATACAACGGCCCCGCCACCAACCCTTGCACCACGCGGAAGCCGACCAGTTCGGGCATCGAGGTCGAGATACCGCAGAGGAACGACGCCAGCACGAAGAGAATGGTCGCCCACAGAAACAGCTTCACTTCGCCAAAACGCCGACTCAACCAACCGGTCAGCGGCAGCGCGATGGCGTTGCTCACGGCGAACGAGGTGATGACCCAGGTGCCCTGCTCCGAACTCACGCCCAGGTTGCCGGAAATAGTCGGCAAGGCCACGTTGGCGATGGTGGTGTCGAGCACCTGCATGAAGGTCGCCAGCGACAGGCCAATGGTGCTGAGCACCAGGCTGGGCGGTTTGAAAGACGCGTTAGTACTCATCGCGAATCCTTTGAAACGAGGCAGTCGCTGCGACCGTTACGGCCGCAGCTGAGGGATTGGCGAATCAGCGTTGAGCGGTTTTGGCCGCCAGTGAGCTGTTGTCGTGGATCAAGCGGCTAATCATTGCGTCGGCCTCGGCCAACTGACGGTCGTAGACGTTGGTGCTGAACGAAGCTTTTTGTGGCGATTGCTGCGCCAGCACCGGACCGCTCTGGTCGCGCAGGTTAACGTTGACCATTGTCGACAGACCGACCCGCAACGGGTGCTGGGCCAGTTGCTCGGCGTTGATGTGAATCCGCACCGGCACCCGCTGAACGATCTTGATCCAGTTACCGGTCGCGTTTTGCGCCGGCAGCAAGGCAAACGCGCTGCCGGTCCCGGCGCCCAGGCTGTCGATGGTGCCGTTGTATTTCACTTCGCTGCCATAGAGGTCGGCTTCGATGTCTACCGGCTGACCGATGCGCATGTCACGCAGCTGGGTTTCCTTGAAGTTGGCGTCGATCCACAGTTGATCCAGCGGGATCACCGCCATCAGCGCAGTCCCCGGCTGGACCCGTTGGCCCAGCTGGACGGTGCGCTTGGCCACATAACCGGTGACCGGCGCGATCAGCGTGCTGCGGGCGTTGGTCAGGTAAGCCTGGCGCACTTGCGCAGCGGCGGCCTGGACGTCCGGGTGGGACGAAACCACGGTGTCGTCGACCAGCGCGCTGGTGGTGGCAAGTTGCTGCTGGGCATTGGCCAGGGCGTTTTGCGCCGAGGTCAGGTCGTCCCGTGCGTGGGACAGTTCTTCCTGGGAGATCGCCCCGCCCGCCGCCAGATTCTTCCGGCGATTGAAGTTGTCCTGAGCCTTCTGCACTTCGGCTTTCTGGGCGTTGACCTGGGCTTTCATACCATCAACATTGCTGTACAGGCCGCGTACCTGGCGCACGGTGCGGGCCAGATTGGCTTGTGCACTTTGCAGGCCGACTTGCGCGTCGTTCGGGTCGAAGTTGACCAGCACCTGACCTTCGTGGACCAGATCGCCATCGTCCGCACCGATGCTGACAACCGTACCGGTGACCAACGGCGTGATTTCCACCACGTTGCCGTTGACGTAGGCGTCGTCGGTGCTTTCGCTCCAGCGTCCGTAGAGTTCGTGCCAGCCCCAGACACCCAGGCAGCCAACAATCACCAGGACCGTCAGCACCAGCAGCATGAATTTGCGTTTGCCTGGATTGCCCGCGTCTTGGGCGCTTTCAGGCGTTGGGTTGTTTTCGATAGTGGCCATGACAAGTACCTTGAATTATTGATTCAGCGTGGCAGGCGCTGCGGATGGGGTGGCCGTGGCCAGGGTGTCGGCTTGAAAGCCGCCGCCCAGTGCCTGCATCAGTTGAATCGACAGATCGATCTGCTCGGCATTCAGGTTCGCCAACTGACGTTGGGCCTGGAGCAATTGCTGCTCGATGCTGAGCACGTCCAGGTAGTTACCGATGCCGGATCCGTAACGCTGGACCACCGTGTTGTAAGAATCCTGGGCAATGTCGGTGGCGTGTTGCTGCGCACCAATCTGCCGACCGATGTCACGCAACTGGGAAATCGTGTCGCTGACATCCCCCAAGGCTTTCACCAGCGTCTTGTTGTACTGCGCAACGGCGAGGTCGTAGTCGGCGTCGCGTGCATCGAGGTTGGCGCGCAAGCGGCCGCCATCGAAGATCGGCAACGACACGGTGGGCATAATGTTGAAGAAGCGACTCGCCGAGCCGAACAGGGCGTCACCCAACAACGATTCGGTACCGGCGGCGGCGCTCAGGTTGAGGTTCGGGTAGAACTTTGTCTTGCCGGCGTCGATGCTTTTGCTCGCCGCCTCGACCCGCCAGCGCGCGGCGATCAGGTCAGGGCGACGACCGAGTAATTCAGCCGGCAACGTCGATGGCAATGCCACGGCGCTGGCCTGAAGGACTTTCGGTCGGGCAATCTCGTTACCACGATCCGGGCCTTTGCCGAGCAGCACGGCCAGGGCGATTTTCGCGCTCTGCAGGGTCTTTTCAGCGTCGATCAACGTCGCTTCGGAACTGGCCTCCAGGCTTTCGGTTTGCTGATACTGGTATTGGCTGTCGATACCGGAGCTCAGCCGGCGCTTGCTCAGATCGAGCATTTGCCGGGTGCGCTTGAGGTCGTCGTTAGCCAGGTCATAAACGATATGGGCCTGCCCGAGGTTGCTGTAGGCGCGGGCGACGTCGGCCGACAAGGTCAGTTGCGCGGCTTGCTGATCGACTTCAGCCGCGCGGGCCTGGCCCAGCGCCGCTTCCCAGTTGGCACGCTGACCGCCCCAGAGGTCGAAGGTGTAATTGAAGCTGGCACCGATGCTGCGCACCGTGGCGTAGTTGCCGCCCGCTCCGGTCGGGTCCTTGTCACGCGCCAGGCGCGAGCGGCTGACACTGGCGCTGGCGTCGAGGGTCGGCA
Proteins encoded in this window:
- a CDS encoding DHA2 family efflux MFS transporter permease subunit, translated to MSTNASFKPPSLVLSTIGLSLATFMQVLDTTIANVALPTISGNLGVSSEQGTWVITSFAVSNAIALPLTGWLSRRFGEVKLFLWATILFVLASFLCGISTSMPELVGFRVVQGLVAGPLYPMTQTLLIAVYPPAKRGMALALLAMVTVVAPIAGPILGGWITDSYSWPWIFFINVPIGVFAVMVVKQQLKERPVVISRQPMDYIGLLTLIIGVGALQIILDKGNDLDWFESNFIIIGAAISVIALAVFVIWEMTDKHPVVNLRLFAYRNFRIGTIVLVFGYAGFFGINLILPQWLQTQMGYTATWAGLAVAPIGILPVLMSPFVGKYAHRFDLRLLAGLAFLAIGLSCFMRAGFTNEVDFQHVALVQLFMGIGVALFFMPTLSILMSDLPPHQIADGAGLATFLRTLGGSFAASLTTWIWIRRADQHHAYLSESLSTFDPATRDTLNTLGGAGNPAYAQLDHLLTSQAYMLSTVDYFTLLGWGFMGLILLVWLAKPPFAAKAGPEASGH
- a CDS encoding HlyD family efflux transporter periplasmic adaptor subunit, whose protein sequence is MATIENNPTPESAQDAGNPGKRKFMLLVLTVLVIVGCLGVWGWHELYGRWSESTDDAYVNGNVVEITPLVTGTVVSIGADDGDLVHEGQVLVNFDPNDAQVGLQSAQANLARTVRQVRGLYSNVDGMKAQVNAQKAEVQKAQDNFNRRKNLAAGGAISQEELSHARDDLTSAQNALANAQQQLATTSALVDDTVVSSHPDVQAAAAQVRQAYLTNARSTLIAPVTGYVAKRTVQLGQRVQPGTALMAVIPLDQLWIDANFKETQLRDMRIGQPVDIEADLYGSEVKYNGTIDSLGAGTGSAFALLPAQNATGNWIKIVQRVPVRIHINAEQLAQHPLRVGLSTMVNVNLRDQSGPVLAQQSPQKASFSTNVYDRQLAEADAMISRLIHDNSSLAAKTAQR
- a CDS encoding efflux transporter outer membrane subunit; protein product: MSSKTLRTRVSLVLLAMSLAGCASYSGLNTQGVSLDAKTLKAGQSLNGVSLSPAAWPKSDWWRSLGDPQLDSLIREALHDSPDMQIADARAHQASAAAYAADAARMPTLDASASVSRSRLARDKDPTGAGGNYATVRSIGASFNYTFDLWGGQRANWEAALGQARAAEVDQQAAQLTLSADVARAYSNLGQAHIVYDLANDDLKRTRQMLDLSKRRLSSGIDSQYQYQQTESLEASSEATLIDAEKTLQSAKIALAVLLGKGPDRGNEIARPKVLQASAVALPSTLPAELLGRRPDLIAARWRVEAASKSIDAGKTKFYPNLNLSAAAGTESLLGDALFGSASRFFNIMPTVSLPIFDGGRLRANLDARDADYDLAVAQYNKTLVKALGDVSDTISQLRDIGRQIGAQQHATDIAQDSYNTVVQRYGSGIGNYLDVLSIEQQLLQAQRQLANLNAEQIDLSIQLMQALGGGFQADTLATATPSAAPATLNQ